A single region of the Terriglobales bacterium genome encodes:
- a CDS encoding TrbC/VirB2 family protein — protein MFRIISSERRIAARRSARSVAVVVVALLLGSPAFAQVGGDRVTSFLSNSLSYAQGLGIFGAGFLVIWAVANIARERPSGKQWAGAGGALLLSSMLQLLRTFAG, from the coding sequence ATGTTCCGGATCATCAGCAGCGAGCGACGAATAGCAGCGCGTCGGTCCGCACGCTCAGTGGCAGTAGTTGTCGTGGCCTTGCTGCTTGGTTCGCCGGCATTCGCGCAAGTTGGCGGCGACCGGGTCACGTCATTTCTCTCCAACTCTCTAAGCTATGCCCAGGGCCTTGGCATCTTCGGTGCCGGATTCCTCGTGATCTGGGCAGTAGCGAATATCGCTCGTGAACGGCCGAGCGGAAAGCAGTGGGCTGGTGCAGGTGGCGCTCTGCTTCTGTCGTCAATGTTGCAACTCCTACGCACTTTCGCGGGGTGA
- a CDS encoding TrbI/VirB10 family protein, giving the protein MNNNGSKPTYVEPEGQNAATALDEVPDETLTAQAFENIHNTERLSGFGRFAAKMQDFFQASKPSQSKQQSSHLKAAPIMMSAGLLLLLATGLLFLLSKPESSVHSHFRQPTGLSGADDHKPLNSPSTDSAVTENQLVGSENRDMQAASRVKSAARAGDDAATRRFTFADGSGSDNNPSISPNPTGVSELQNPATVFVANPTPSPVLNLGSTFRETRSSDLQLPSGTEIIAHTTNAISSGLESPVIAVVDRTVQLGNSVVIPQGARVIGYTAGAVKDRINVRFTSLILPSNREVTISGLALMKDGSAGLVGRVQGSGHPILSTATRIGTGAAVVATEFAGAGSLNQPFSQADYLRNQMGYEIASEGNRYSNRLQQPTNVPIVNVNTNQSIRIFLLNALGVSDSRIPSSKSAQQIDTAPTLTADQNQSPEQALAVAQTAYIQALEAQLADTRAALDARKSNGHN; this is encoded by the coding sequence ATGAACAACAACGGATCTAAGCCGACATACGTTGAGCCTGAAGGACAGAACGCTGCGACGGCTCTCGACGAAGTGCCTGATGAGACGTTGACAGCACAGGCGTTCGAAAATATTCACAACACCGAGCGGCTCAGCGGCTTTGGGCGGTTCGCAGCGAAGATGCAGGACTTCTTTCAAGCCTCAAAGCCGTCGCAGTCAAAACAGCAATCTTCGCATCTGAAGGCCGCTCCAATCATGATGTCTGCGGGCCTGTTGCTGCTCCTCGCGACCGGGCTGCTATTCCTGCTCTCAAAACCGGAGAGTTCAGTCCACAGTCACTTTCGCCAGCCAACCGGTCTCAGTGGCGCAGATGACCACAAGCCTCTTAATTCACCGAGCACCGATTCTGCTGTGACTGAGAACCAGCTCGTCGGCAGCGAGAATAGAGATATGCAAGCAGCCAGCCGCGTCAAGTCGGCTGCTCGTGCAGGTGACGACGCCGCGACTCGCCGGTTCACGTTCGCGGATGGCAGCGGATCTGACAACAATCCATCGATCTCGCCAAATCCGACCGGAGTATCCGAACTGCAAAATCCAGCGACGGTATTCGTGGCAAATCCCACGCCGAGTCCCGTTTTGAATTTAGGTTCTACATTTCGCGAGACGCGCTCATCCGACCTTCAGCTTCCTTCGGGTACGGAAATCATCGCGCATACGACCAATGCGATCAGCAGCGGGCTTGAATCTCCCGTCATCGCGGTTGTAGATCGGACTGTTCAGCTCGGCAATTCTGTTGTAATCCCCCAAGGCGCGCGAGTGATCGGGTACACAGCCGGAGCGGTTAAGGACCGCATCAACGTTCGTTTCACATCCCTAATTCTCCCTAGCAACCGTGAAGTCACCATCTCTGGCTTGGCGTTGATGAAAGACGGTAGCGCCGGCCTGGTTGGAAGGGTTCAGGGAAGTGGTCACCCGATTCTTTCAACTGCCACACGGATCGGAACTGGCGCCGCCGTTGTTGCCACTGAGTTCGCCGGTGCGGGCTCGTTGAATCAGCCTTTCTCCCAAGCTGATTACCTCCGCAATCAAATGGGTTACGAAATCGCGTCGGAAGGCAACCGTTATTCCAATCGCTTGCAGCAGCCCACCAACGTGCCGATCGTTAACGTGAACACAAATCAGTCAATCCGAATTTTTCTGCTGAATGCGTTGGGTGTTTCTGACAGTCGCATTCCCAGCAGCAAGTCAGCACAGCAGATTGACACCGCCCCTACGCTCACTGCAGATCAGAATCAATCACCTGAGCAAGCGCTCGCGGTGGCACAGACGGCATACATCCAGGCGCTCGAGGCGCAGTTAGCTGACACGCGCGCTGCGCTCGATGCAAGGAAATCCAATGGTCATAACTAG
- a CDS encoding VirB8/TrbF family protein codes for MSTETLMSDELEQAKFELGDYPEFYSHLAIQARRASRVALVACGVALIAIVSAILAQLRPPILLRVQDGTVSALNGSGVEVAATAVQQQPDESEKLAFVSAFLDHFVNIDPVTVKRNTTLALNQMTNTLRQQILAQLNEQHFVDTVRDNNVTATLIVKSAELVSGDPYTAVVFGQKRLTTLINGQENKKELLVKYVIRTAPVPRSASNGWSGLQVADYKEEVLQQ; via the coding sequence ATGAGCACTGAAACTCTGATGTCGGACGAACTCGAACAGGCCAAATTCGAGCTGGGGGATTATCCAGAGTTCTACAGTCACTTGGCTATTCAAGCGCGCCGTGCTTCGAGAGTTGCGCTGGTCGCTTGCGGCGTCGCGCTCATCGCCATTGTCTCGGCGATCCTTGCGCAATTGCGGCCGCCGATACTTCTCCGAGTACAAGACGGCACAGTTTCGGCGCTGAACGGTTCCGGCGTCGAAGTAGCCGCGACCGCAGTGCAGCAGCAGCCAGACGAATCCGAAAAGCTTGCGTTCGTCAGCGCCTTTCTCGATCACTTCGTGAACATTGATCCGGTGACCGTGAAGAGAAACACAACTCTCGCGCTCAATCAGATGACGAACACGCTGCGTCAGCAGATTCTCGCCCAATTGAACGAGCAGCATTTCGTGGACACCGTGCGTGACAACAATGTCACCGCGACCCTAATAGTCAAATCTGCAGAACTGGTCAGCGGCGATCCGTACACGGCTGTTGTCTTTGGTCAGAAGCGACTGACAACCCTAATCAATGGTCAGGAAAACAAAAAAGAACTGCTGGTGAAATACGTGATCCGCACAGCGCCGGTGCCGCGTTCTGCCAGCAACGGCTGGAGTGGCCTTCAAGTCGCGGATTACAAGGAGGAGGTGCTTCAGCAATGA